The Gloeomargarita lithophora Alchichica-D10 genomic sequence TGAAGCCGAAGCGATTCAATGTGCCCAAGCCAGAGCCGTGATCGAGCAAGTGGATTGGGATTGTGAAGTGCTCACCAATTATGCCGATGAAAATTTGGGATGTAAAAAACGGGTAGCGAGTGGAATTAGCTGGGTCTTTTCTCAAGTGGAATCAGCCATCATTTTAGAAGATGATTGCTTACCGGCTCCCACGTTTTTCTCCTTCTGTGAAACCCTACTTCAACATTACAAGAATGATGAACGTATTTGTATGATTTCGGGGAATAACTTTCAACGGGGTATCCAGCGTAACCCCTATAGTTATTATTTCTCCAAATATCCCCATATCTGGGGCTGGGCAACCTGGCGTAGGGCTTGGCAGTATTGGAGTGATGACCCCCAACAATGGACAATTTTTAGGAAAAATCAACTACTACAATCCATTCACCCCAACCCCGATGAATATCAATACTGGGTCAGGATTTTCGATGATATATTCTATCGGCAACATCCCGATACTTGGGACTATCTCTGGACATTTGCCTGCTGGTCGCAGGGGGGATTGACAATTTTACCCAGGGTCAACCTCGTTACCAATATTGGCTTCCGAGCGGATGCCACCCATACTAAAATGGAAAACAGCACTAATGCTTATATCCCTATGTTTGATATTTCAGAAGTCAATCATCCGCCTTTTCATGTTATTAACTCTCAAGCGGATGAGTATTCTTTAGGATTTTGTTTTGATGTCAATTTTGCAGAACCAAAAAACTGGATTCAAATTACATTTAAGCAATATAAAATCTTAGTCAAAAAAATAATCAAAACCCTAAAAAAATTAAACAATTTCGATAGTATTAAGCTCATTTTTGTCAGCCGATGAACGTTCTCCACATCAACCAATCGGATACAGGGGGAGGGGCAGGAATTGCGGCCTATCGCTTACATCAGGGACTTCTAAACCAGGGAATTGACTCGAAATTGTTGGTCGGCATCCGGCAAACCGACGATCCACGAGTAGCCAGAGTGCCCCGGCGGAATTACCCTTTGACGGGTTTATTGAAGAATATGACCGATGCAATGGGATTAAATTATGTCAGTCATTTAGCGACTTGGAAAATTCCCAGCCATAAATTCTATCAAGAAGCAGATATTCTCAATTTTCACAACCTGCATTCAGGTTATTTTAATTATTTGTTTTTACCGCATTTAACTCGAAATAAACCCGCAATCTATGCCCTCCATGATATGTGGTCTTTTACCGGGCATTGTGCCTATAGCTTTGATTGCAATCGTTGGCAAGTTGGTTGTGGTCAATGTCCATATCCAGATACTTATCCTACAATTAAAAGGGATAATACCGAATTAGAATGGAAGCTAAAAAAATGGGTTTATAAGCAGGCTAATTTAACGATTGTCACCCCTAGTCATTGGTTGGCAAGCCAAGTGAAATTGAGTATTTTAGAAAAATATCCGACCTATTGCATACCCCATGGTATTGATATTAATATATATATTCCTTTGGATCAGTTAGAATGTCGTCGTTGCCTACGGATTGAGCAATATCAATACATTTTAGTTACATCCGCACTCAATTTGCAAGACCCTCGTAAAGGCACAGATTTATTGATTAAAGCGATCAATGCTTTGTCTGATGCTCTCAAAAGAGATATACTTATATTGGTAATGGGTGATGGGGGCAAAAACTTGAAAACGCAACTAGATTGTGATGTTTTACCCCTGGGTTATATCAATTTAGACCAGTTAAAAGTTATGGTTTTTTCTGCCGCTGATTTATTTATTTTTCCAACCCGTGGTGATATATTCGGATTAGTAGCTCAAGAAGCGATGGCCTGTGGCACACCCACGGTTGCTTTTAATGTGGGCGGGGTTCCTGATCTCGTTCGTCCTGGGATTACGGGTGAGTTGGCTGAACCGGAAAATCCCCAGGATTTAGCTCGCAAAATTGAACAACTGCTGGTTGGTTCGGAAGCCCGTTGTAAGATGTCGCAAAACTGTCGAGAAATTGCGGTGAAGGAATACAATTTAACCCTGCAAGCCCAGAGGTATATAGACCTTTACCAACAGGTGCTGGCGGATTTTCGGGGGTGATGGGGATTGTAACAAACCGTTACTTGGTTCTCAGGTGGGGGTCGCTGACCGGTATGATCACTGGGGAATAGCAAAATGTTATTAGGAGCCGTGCCATGACAGTCAAGGCCAGTGGCGGAAGTCCTGTAGTGCAACCCCAGCTTTTTCGCACCGTTGGGGTGGAAACCATTGCCCAGGCGGAGCAACAAGACCGTTTTCCTTCTCGGGCAGAATTGCAACAACTGGAAACCTATTTGGCTTCGGGGCAACAACGGCTGGATGTGGCGACGGTTTTGACCAATAATTCGGAATTGATTGTGTCCCGGGCGGCCAACCGGATTTTTGTGGGGGGTTCCCCGATGGCCTACCTGGAAAAACCACCGGCACCGGTCATGGCCGAGGCTAATGGCATGGATACAAAAGAGGCCATGAAGCTAGGGACGGCCTTTTATGTGGAAAGTCAAGGGGGATTTTTCGAGGGGATTCAGAATGTTTTTAGTTCTGCGGGGGGGGATATACCAGTGGGGTTTCAACCGATCAATATCTCCCGCTATGGTGCCAGCAATATGCAGAAATCCCTGCGGGATTTGAGTTGGTTTTTGCGTTATATCACCTATGCGATGGTGGCGGGTGACCCCAACATTTTGACGGTGAATGTGCGGGGGTTGCGGGAAATTATTGAAAAAGCCTGTTCTACTGCCGCAACGGTGGTCGCACTTAAGGCCATGAAACGGACAGCGGTGGGGTATTTCCGTGCGGAGCCAACGGTGCAAGAAATGGTGGAAAGCTATTTCAATGTGGTATTGAATGAATTTAACGCCCCCACCCCCTCGAATAAATTGCGCCAACGCTCCTCCGGGGATTTGCAAGGGCTGGAATTGCCCCAGATTTACTATGCGGCCACGGTGGGACGCTCCCGTTATGCCATGAAGCCGGGTCTGTCGGAATTGGAGAAAAAAGATGTCCTGCGGGCGGCCTATCGCCAGGTGTTTGAACGGGATATTGTCAAGGGTTACAGTTTGGGGATTTCTGACCTGGAATCGAAGGTCAAAAACAACGAAATTTCCATGAAAGAATTTATCCGGCGGTTGGGCAAATCGCCCCTCTATCGGCAACAGTTTGTGGATCGGTTTGTGAATAGTCGGGTGGTGGAATTGGCGTTCCGGCATTTCCTGGGGCGGGGAATCAGTGCCCGGGAGGAATTTAGTCAGTACTTCAGCATTATTTCCGCAGGGGGAATCAACCGGCTGGTGGATGCCCTGGTGAATTCCCGCGAGTATGGGGATTATTTTGGCGAAGAGACGGTGCCCTACCTGCGGGGGTTGGGGATTGAAGCCCAGGAGTGCCGCAACTGGGGGGCGCAGATTGACCTGTTTAACTACAGTGCGCCGTTTCGGAAGGTGCCCCAGTTTGTGACCTTGTTTGCGGGTTATGACCGGCCTTTACCGGATCGCCATGCCTACGGGGTGGGGAATGACCCGTTGGAAATTCAATTTGGGGCGATTTTTCCCAAGGATACGGTCAGTCCCAAGGCGGCTCCGGCACCGATTGGCAAAGATGTGCGGCGGATGTTGATCCGCAATGGGGCGGGGATCAGCAACCAGGTGAGCAATCCCCAGGCGCGGGCGGAAGTTCCCGGTTCCCTGGGGCCAAAGGTGTTTAAGCTCACCCAAACCCCCCGGGTCGGCAACAAAAAAGCGGGCACCCAGTCCAGCGTGCGGTTTAGCGAGGTGTCCACCCAGGCGGTGATCCGGGCGGCCTATTTGCAGGTGTTTGGCCGCATGGTTTATGAGGGGCAACGCTTGAAACTGGCGGAAATCAAGCTGGAAAATGGGGAAATTTCGCTGCGGGAGTTTATTCGTCAGTTGGCTCGCTCGGATGTGTTCCGTAATTTGTACTGGACAAAGCTGTACGTTTGCAAATCGGTGGAGTACATCCATCGCCGGTTACTCGGTCGTCCCACCTACGGGCGGCAGGAGTTGAATACCTATTACGATATTTGCGCCAAAAAGGGTTTTTATGGCCTGATTGATGCCCTGATCGAAAGCCCGGAATACAACGAGGTGTTTGGGGAGGATACGGTGCCCTACGAGCGCTACCTCACGCCCCAGGGGTTGGCCTTGCGGGGTCTGCGTCCGGGGGCGATTGGGGATTTGGGGGTGACGGTCACGCCGGCGGAAACGCCCCGGTTTGTGGAACTGGGCACGCCTGCCAATCTGCGGACGGCTCCCGATATTGACTTCCGGGTGAATCAGGGGGTGAGCAAGGAGCGGCAACAAACCAAGGTCTTCAAACTCACCAATACGGTGGATAAGGTGGCTCTGGCGCAGGTAATCCGGGCGGCCTACCGGCAAATTTTCGAGCGGGATATTGAACCCTACCTGGTGGGCAATGAATTTTCCGTTCTGGAGAGCCGGTTGGGGAATGGGGAGATTACGGTGCGGGAATTTGTCATCGGGTTGGGGCAATCGGAGTTGTATCTGCGGGAATTTTATACCCCTTATCCCAATACCAAGGTGATCGAATTGGGCACCAAACATTTCCTGGGGCGGGCACCCCAAAACCAAGGGGAAATCCGCCGCTACAATCAAATTCTCGCCAGCCAGGGGATCAAAGCCTTTATCGAGGCGCTGGTGGGCAGTCCCGAATATACCGAGGTGTTTGGGGAGGATGTGGTGCCCTACCGCCGTTATCCCACCCTGCCTGCGGCCAATTTCCCCAACACGGAACGTTTGTACAATCGCTTAACTAAGCAAGATGATTCCCTGGTGGTGCCCAGTTTCACACCGGGAGCCGGGTTCTAGGGTGTTTCACCCTCAAATTTGGGTTTTATTTGTAGGCCGCTTACTCTCACAGTTGGGTAGCGGCTTTACGCTTTTTTATGCGCCGATTGTGTTTGTGAATCAGGTGGGTTTGAGTGCCACCCAAGTCGGTATTGGGCTAGGTGCAACGGCTTTAAGCGGCATCGCCGGACGCATCGCCGGGGGGTGGGGCAGTGACCGCTTTGGCCGCAAACCCGTATTGGTGCTGGCCGCCGGGATTTCTGCCCTGGGGTGTGCTGGGTTGGCCGGTTCTGGGGACTTTACCAGCTTTGCCCTGGGGAATTTGATTTTGGGGCTAGGGGTAGGACTGTACTGGCCTGCCAATGAGGCCGCCGTGGCGGATTTAACCACGCCCGCCCAACGCCAGGGAGCCTACGCCCTGACCCGCAGTGCCGATGCGGTGGGTTTGGGGCTGGGGGTGGCTCTGGGGGGGATTTTGGTGGGGGAATGGTTTCGCTGGTTATTTATCATTGACGGGATAACGTTTGCTATTTTCGGGGCAGTTGTGGCGGTAGGACTCCGGGAACCCGCTCGTAAAACCGTTAGCCATTTGAGTAATATGGGGCAAATTTTAGTTCACGATAAAACCCTACAATTTTATGTGGTGATTAACGTTATATTTACTTTTTTTCTCGCGCAAACCAACAGTGCCTTACCCCTATATTTGAAAAATTTTGTGGGGGAACAGGGCTTATCTAATTTACGAATTACCGCCTTTTTTACCCTGTTTGTTTTGCTGACGGCGGTGATGCAAATTCCCGTGATCCGCCTGACCCGCCCCTTGGGGTTGATTGGCACGTTGCAACTCTCGGCTATTTTTTGGGGGTTGGGGTTTATGGGCATTGCTGGCACCGGATTATTCAATCTCCCCGCCTGGGTGGGGTTATCGGTTCTGGCACTGGCGACCGTGGCCTATCTGCCTACTGCATCAACCTGGGTGGCTCAACTGGCTCCCCCGGAACTGCGGGGCACCTATTTGGCGATCAATTCCCTGTGTTGGTCGCTGGGGTATTTGCTGGGGCCGCCGGTGGGGGGCTGGTTTTTGGATTTACCCCGGCCTTGGGCAGATGGATTGTGGTGGGTTTTGGTAGTACTGGCAACCGCCTTGGGCGTGGGGTTACAGCGTTTAGGTGCTACTGTTAAATAATCTTGTAGGTGTGGGTATAATACAAGTTATACGCATTCAAGAGCCATTATTCTCATGTCGGTCAGAAAAATATCCAGTCGAAAACACTGCATTTTGGTCATTGATGACAGCATTATGATCCGCAAAATGGTGGTGGATTTGTTGGAAGACCGGTTCCAGGTCGTGGAAGCGCGTAACGGGCGGGAGGGGGTGCGCCTCGCCAAAGAGCATAAACCGGATGTGATTTTGCTCGATTTTGTCATGCCCGAATTGGATGGCTATGAGACCTTACAACTTTTGCAAAAAGATGTGACGTTACAAAAAATTCCGGTGATCATGATGTCCGGTTTGCCGGATGAAGTCGTCAACAAAGTTCCCCAACCCTTTGTGGGTTTTGATTTTTTAGAGAAACCTTTTCAACAGGAAGATTTACACCAACATATTAACAAGGCATTAACCGGCGAATTTCAGGTGCTACCCGCCCCGGTGGCCGCTACGGAAATGCAGGCGCTCAGCAATAAACTGGTCAATATTGAAACCCTGCTCATCCAAGGAATTGAAGGCTTAGTACAGCGGGAAATTGTCTCCCGTTTGGCCGAATTGGATGCCCAAGGAGAATCCCAGGAAAATCGCTTGGGTAGTTTAGAAACCCGGATGGAGCGGTTACAATTACAGTTGGATCAGCAGAATAAAATTTTATTAAGTATTGTGAGTGAAATTCAACAGTTGCATAACCTATTAAATCGGGTGAATTATGTCCGCTCCTGAAACGGTACAGGCATTATTAGCCGACGGGGATTGGGGTCGCCGCCTGCATGGGGTAGAGCAGTGTCGGCAGTTGGCACCCACGGCGGCGATGGGTTTGCTAAAAGAGGTGATCACCGACCGCAACGCCCGGGTGCGGTATGCTGCCGTCAGCCAGTTGGGGAATATGGTGGGTTTGTCCCCAACCCAAAAGCAGGAATTGTTACCCCTTTTGCGGGAGCGGTTGTACGGAGATAGTGAAGCGGATGTACAGGCGGCGGCGGCGGATGCCCTGGCGGGGCTGGGGTTGACCGAGGCCTACGAGGATTTGGAGCGTGCCTACCGGGAAAGCCCGGAGTGGTTGGTGAAATTCAGTGTGATTGCCGGGTTGGGGGTGTTGGGAGATGCCCGGGCTTATTCGGTGCTGTTGGAAGCCTTGGATGCGGATATTGACCTGTTGCAGTTGGCCGCCATTGGAGCCTTGGCGGATTTGGGCGATGTGCGAGCGGTTTCCCGGCTGGGCAAATTGGTCACCCATCCCGATTGGCAGGTGCGGTTGCGGCTGGCGCAGGCGTTACAGCGGTTGAATAGCCCCGATGCCCAACCTTTTTTGGCTACCCTGGCTCAGGACGACATGGACTTGGTGGCACAGGCGGCGCGGGGATAATTCCGGCCATTTTGCCAAAACCCTCCCATTCGTTATACCTTAGTAGGAGTGTGAGGAATCGTAGCTCATTGCTGAATATTCATCTATGACCCCTATGTCGTCCCCCCCCGACAGCCTTGCCCAAACTGGCCTGTCCTTTCTTGTCATCACCACCCCTGAAGGTAGCCGCAAGGTGCCTTTGACGGCGGAAACCTTGCTTTTGGGGCGGCATCCCACCTGCGATATTGTGATTGAAGAAACGGTGGTTTCTGGTCGCCATGCCCGCTTGGAACGCCGACTAGAGGGCTACGAAATTATTGACCTGCATAGCAGTAATGGCCTGGTTTATGACGGCCAACGGGTGCAACAGCATAACTTATGTAATGGTGATGTACTGAACATTGGCAATCGGGTCACCCTGGGGTATCAGGTGGTGATACCGGATCAGCCCGCCACCCGGCAAAATGGACAGGGGGACAGCGGTAAAACGATTTTACTGGGGGATGACCCCCTGCCGTTGGCCAGTACCCAACCGGCGATTTTGGATTTGCGGGGGCGACAGGCGTTGACCATTGGCCGTGACCCGCAAAATGAATTGGTGATTGACCACCCCACCGTGTCCCGGTGCCACAGCCGGGTGGAGCGCAAGGACGGTTCTTTTGTGATTACCGACTTGGGTTCGACCAACGGGACTTTTGTCAATGGCAAACAGATTGCCGCCCCCTTTATCCTGCGGACGGGCGATACGATTCGGATTGGGTCGCATTTATTAGTGTTAAATATTGACGAAACCCTGGTTCAGACCAATGAGGTGGGCAACCTACGGCTGGATGCCCTGAACCTGACCAAGTTGGTCAAATCCGGTGCCAAGGTACTGAATGGGGTGTCGGTGTCGATCATGCCCCGGGAGTTCGTGGCGGTTTTGGGGCCTTCGGGTTCGGGCAAATCCACGCTTTTGGATGCCTTAAATGGCCTGCGTCCGGCCACGGGCGGCACGGTGATGGTGAATGGGGTGGACTTGTACCGCAATTTCAACGCTTACCACAGCGAAATCGGTTATGTGCCCCAGAAAAATATCATCCACGAGGAATTAACCGTTGCCCAGTCCTTGGATTTTGCCGCCCAACTGCGGATGCCCGCCGATACCCGACCGCAGGAACGGCAACAGCGGATTACGGAAGTGCTGGCGGAATTGGGGTTGACCCAGCGGCGGGATGTGCCGGTGAAAAACCTCAGTGGTGGGCAACAGCGGCGGGTTTGTATCGGGGTAGAACTGCTCACCAAGCCGAGTTTGTTTTTCCTGGATGAGGCCACTTCTGGTCTTGACCCCGGCACGGAAACGGACATGATGGAGCTTCTGCGCCAGTTGGCCGACCAGGGGCGGACGATCCTGCTTATTACCCATGCCACCCAAAATGTTGCCCTGTGTGATTTGGTGATCTACATGGCGGAGGGGGGTCGGGTGGCCTATTTTGGGCCGCCAGAAGAATTGGTGCCCTATTTCCTGGAAAATTTTGCCGAATGCTTAGCACCGTTCCAAATTCGGGATATTACGGGGATTTATCGCGCCTTAGACCGGGAGAAAAACCCCCAGGCACCCACGGCGATGCAACTCCAGGAAACCTACCTGGCTTCGCCCCAGTATCGTCAGTACGTTCTGGAGCGGCAACAGTCCTTGCAGGAGATGGTCAAACCCAAGACCTCTGGTTTGCGCCCCAAAATACCCCAGAAACGGGTGATGAACCGGGGGATTTCCCCCTGGCGGCAGTTTTTGATTTTACTGCGGCGAAATATCGCCATTTTGCAACAGGATGTGGGCAGTTTTGGTTTGATTTTACTCACGCCCGTATTGCTGGGGATGTTGGATTTTATTGCCTGGGATCGGAATATTTTTAATACTGATACCGGCAATGCGGCGCAGGGAATGACCATGTTGTTTGTCAGTGCTTTGATTGCGGTGTTGATTGGGGAATTGACCACCATGCGGGACTTGGTGAAGGAGGTGGAGGTCTATCGCCGGGAACGGATGGTGGGCTTACAATTGATTCCCTATATTGCCTCCAAAGTCTCGCTGGCGTTAATTTTTGCGGCCTACCAGGGGGCTGTATTTTTATTAGTCAAAAAACTGGCGGTGGACATCCCCGGCGGTTGGGACGTGGTGGGGCAAATGTACTTTACCTTTGCGCTGGCGACCTTTGGGGGAATGGTGATGGGTCTGTTGGTTTCGGCGCTGGCTCCCAACCAAAATATGGCACCCCTGCTAAGTATTTTGTTGCTGGTACCGATGATTATTTTCAGCGGGGGGATTCAGCCGGTGAGTGGCATGGGGGGCGGGGCGAAGTTGCTTTCCCAGGTGTCGGTGATCCGCTGGCCCTACGAGGCATTGGTGAGCCTATCGGGGATGGGGCGGGATTTGATCCAAGACCCCTGTTGGCAAAAGGATGGGGAAGCCCGCAAAGCCCTGACCACGGCGGAATTGCAAACCTGTCAATGTCTGGGTGCCAATGTGTTTCGTCAATGTGAATTTCCGGGGATTCGTAGCCGCTACAATTCAGCGGTGGACGAGTTGGAGCCGGTCAAACCCACCAAACCAGCCGATCCGGGCGATGTGCCGGACGACCCGGCGGCCTTTGCCACCTTCCGGGACACCCTGCGCGCCTATCAAGACCAGATGAAAACCTACCAGGATCAAATCACCGCTTGGCAGGACAAATTTACCGATTGGCAACAGCGGCGTAGTCGTTCCATCAACGAAGCGGAGGGGTTGCTCGACACCTTCCGCAAGGATCATGGGTCTTTATTTGCGGCCAATGTGGTGGCGAGTTGGCGGCATTTGGGTTTATTGATTTTGGGGATGTTGATAGCGGTTCCCTTCCTGCAAAAACGCCGGGATATGGTCTAGAAACCACTAGAATATCAGTATTCTAATGCGATGGGGATTGGGTGCTGATCATGAATCCCGAAGAAACGAAACAGGAGCAAGATGAATCTATTGCCGCCGAGCAGTCTTTCCTTGATGAGGATAATATCTCACAGGCAAAACAGCGACTTTACCAAATCCTTTTAGGGAACCCGACAGATGATCAATCACGGCAGTTATTGCGGCAAATATGCCAAAAAAATAGTTCTAGTTTTGGGCAGAACAAACAAAAGTTCATAGAAACTTTAGAGCAAGAATACCAAGTAATTTATGAGAAAACGATTACCCTAGCGTCTGTCGGGTGGCGCTATTGCCTAGGACTGGATTCAGAATATATTGACCCTTCATTACAGGCTATTTCGTCAGCCAAAAAACAAGAAATCAAACCAGAAGTCGTCTTAGAAAAAGCACCCTATACCGCGGCTCAATACCTAGAGCAAATTTTAAGCATTGGTGATATTCAATCCCGGTGGCACTATGTTAATGAACTTGTATATGCTAAAAATAAGGAACTTCTGGCCGATGACTTTGCGGATATTCATGACTGCGAATTATTAGATTCTCTG encodes the following:
- a CDS encoding response regulator, whose protein sequence is MVIDDSIMIRKMVVDLLEDRFQVVEARNGREGVRLAKEHKPDVILLDFVMPELDGYETLQLLQKDVTLQKIPVIMMSGLPDEVVNKVPQPFVGFDFLEKPFQQEDLHQHINKALTGEFQVLPAPVAATEMQALSNKLVNIETLLIQGIEGLVQREIVSRLAELDAQGESQENRLGSLETRMERLQLQLDQQNKILLSIVSEIQQLHNLLNRVNYVRS
- a CDS encoding MFS transporter gives rise to the protein MFHPQIWVLFVGRLLSQLGSGFTLFYAPIVFVNQVGLSATQVGIGLGATALSGIAGRIAGGWGSDRFGRKPVLVLAAGISALGCAGLAGSGDFTSFALGNLILGLGVGLYWPANEAAVADLTTPAQRQGAYALTRSADAVGLGLGVALGGILVGEWFRWLFIIDGITFAIFGAVVAVGLREPARKTVSHLSNMGQILVHDKTLQFYVVINVIFTFFLAQTNSALPLYLKNFVGEQGLSNLRITAFFTLFVLLTAVMQIPVIRLTRPLGLIGTLQLSAIFWGLGFMGIAGTGLFNLPAWVGLSVLALATVAYLPTASTWVAQLAPPELRGTYLAINSLCWSLGYLLGPPVGGWFLDLPRPWADGLWWVLVVLATALGVGLQRLGATVK
- a CDS encoding FHA domain-containing protein, translated to MSSPPDSLAQTGLSFLVITTPEGSRKVPLTAETLLLGRHPTCDIVIEETVVSGRHARLERRLEGYEIIDLHSSNGLVYDGQRVQQHNLCNGDVLNIGNRVTLGYQVVIPDQPATRQNGQGDSGKTILLGDDPLPLASTQPAILDLRGRQALTIGRDPQNELVIDHPTVSRCHSRVERKDGSFVITDLGSTNGTFVNGKQIAAPFILRTGDTIRIGSHLLVLNIDETLVQTNEVGNLRLDALNLTKLVKSGAKVLNGVSVSIMPREFVAVLGPSGSGKSTLLDALNGLRPATGGTVMVNGVDLYRNFNAYHSEIGYVPQKNIIHEELTVAQSLDFAAQLRMPADTRPQERQQRITEVLAELGLTQRRDVPVKNLSGGQQRRVCIGVELLTKPSLFFLDEATSGLDPGTETDMMELLRQLADQGRTILLITHATQNVALCDLVIYMAEGGRVAYFGPPEELVPYFLENFAECLAPFQIRDITGIYRALDREKNPQAPTAMQLQETYLASPQYRQYVLERQQSLQEMVKPKTSGLRPKIPQKRVMNRGISPWRQFLILLRRNIAILQQDVGSFGLILLTPVLLGMLDFIAWDRNIFNTDTGNAAQGMTMLFVSALIAVLIGELTTMRDLVKEVEVYRRERMVGLQLIPYIASKVSLALIFAAYQGAVFLLVKKLAVDIPGGWDVVGQMYFTFALATFGGMVMGLLVSALAPNQNMAPLLSILLLVPMIIFSGGIQPVSGMGGGAKLLSQVSVIRWPYEALVSLSGMGRDLIQDPCWQKDGEARKALTTAELQTCQCLGANVFRQCEFPGIRSRYNSAVDELEPVKPTKPADPGDVPDDPAAFATFRDTLRAYQDQMKTYQDQITAWQDKFTDWQQRRSRSINEAEGLLDTFRKDHGSLFAANVVASWRHLGLLILGMLIAVPFLQKRRDMV
- a CDS encoding phycobilisome rod-core linker polypeptide gives rise to the protein MTVKASGGSPVVQPQLFRTVGVETIAQAEQQDRFPSRAELQQLETYLASGQQRLDVATVLTNNSELIVSRAANRIFVGGSPMAYLEKPPAPVMAEANGMDTKEAMKLGTAFYVESQGGFFEGIQNVFSSAGGDIPVGFQPINISRYGASNMQKSLRDLSWFLRYITYAMVAGDPNILTVNVRGLREIIEKACSTAATVVALKAMKRTAVGYFRAEPTVQEMVESYFNVVLNEFNAPTPSNKLRQRSSGDLQGLELPQIYYAATVGRSRYAMKPGLSELEKKDVLRAAYRQVFERDIVKGYSLGISDLESKVKNNEISMKEFIRRLGKSPLYRQQFVDRFVNSRVVELAFRHFLGRGISAREEFSQYFSIISAGGINRLVDALVNSREYGDYFGEETVPYLRGLGIEAQECRNWGAQIDLFNYSAPFRKVPQFVTLFAGYDRPLPDRHAYGVGNDPLEIQFGAIFPKDTVSPKAAPAPIGKDVRRMLIRNGAGISNQVSNPQARAEVPGSLGPKVFKLTQTPRVGNKKAGTQSSVRFSEVSTQAVIRAAYLQVFGRMVYEGQRLKLAEIKLENGEISLREFIRQLARSDVFRNLYWTKLYVCKSVEYIHRRLLGRPTYGRQELNTYYDICAKKGFYGLIDALIESPEYNEVFGEDTVPYERYLTPQGLALRGLRPGAIGDLGVTVTPAETPRFVELGTPANLRTAPDIDFRVNQGVSKERQQTKVFKLTNTVDKVALAQVIRAAYRQIFERDIEPYLVGNEFSVLESRLGNGEITVREFVIGLGQSELYLREFYTPYPNTKVIELGTKHFLGRAPQNQGEIRRYNQILASQGIKAFIEALVGSPEYTEVFGEDVVPYRRYPTLPAANFPNTERLYNRLTKQDDSLVVPSFTPGAGF
- a CDS encoding HEAT repeat domain-containing protein; this encodes MSAPETVQALLADGDWGRRLHGVEQCRQLAPTAAMGLLKEVITDRNARVRYAAVSQLGNMVGLSPTQKQELLPLLRERLYGDSEADVQAAAADALAGLGLTEAYEDLERAYRESPEWLVKFSVIAGLGVLGDARAYSVLLEALDADIDLLQLAAIGALADLGDVRAVSRLGKLVTHPDWQVRLRLAQALQRLNSPDAQPFLATLAQDDMDLVAQAARG
- a CDS encoding glycosyltransferase family 4 protein, with amino-acid sequence MNVLHINQSDTGGGAGIAAYRLHQGLLNQGIDSKLLVGIRQTDDPRVARVPRRNYPLTGLLKNMTDAMGLNYVSHLATWKIPSHKFYQEADILNFHNLHSGYFNYLFLPHLTRNKPAIYALHDMWSFTGHCAYSFDCNRWQVGCGQCPYPDTYPTIKRDNTELEWKLKKWVYKQANLTIVTPSHWLASQVKLSILEKYPTYCIPHGIDINIYIPLDQLECRRCLRIEQYQYILVTSALNLQDPRKGTDLLIKAINALSDALKRDILILVMGDGGKNLKTQLDCDVLPLGYINLDQLKVMVFSAADLFIFPTRGDIFGLVAQEAMACGTPTVAFNVGGVPDLVRPGITGELAEPENPQDLARKIEQLLVGSEARCKMSQNCREIAVKEYNLTLQAQRYIDLYQQVLADFRG